The Deferribacterota bacterium nucleotide sequence AGAATTAGTAAAAATGCTGAACATAAGAAAGCCCAATATTCTCATACTCGAGGATGAATTTGCAGAAAGGATTAATGAGGTAAAAGATAGACTAGAGGGGATAGAACAGTATATTGTAGTTGGAGGGAAAAGGGAAGGGATGCTATCATACGAGGAGTTGATCAAAGAATCTCCAGCAAGTGAGCCAAAGATAGACTTTACAATAGGAATAAATCCATATACAGGTGGAACAACAGGAGTGCCAAAAAGTGTTGGGACTTTTGGTGGATTCGGCTATATTATCAGTGATAAATTTCAAAAACCACATGGTGCATCATGGGTAGAATCTTTAATATTTGCAGTTAAGCTTCTTGCAACTCATTATTATTGGGGTTGTGCTGGTTTTAAGATGAAAGGTATGACTCCCGGCCCACTCTATCATGGTACTCCGATATACTTCACATTAACGACTTTTCTTTTAGGTGGTAGTTACGTATTTAGATGGAAATATGAACCAGAAGAATGTTTAAGGATTATCGAGAAGGAGAAGATAAACTATATACACTGCGCTCCTGTTCATGTGCAGAGAATAATAATGTTGCCTAATGATATAAAGAGAAAGTATGATTTAAGCTCAATGAGAACAATAGTAACTGCTGCTGCACCATGCCCACTAGCTATCAAAAAAGCAATCAATGATTTATTTATGCAGCAAGGATGCGCTAGTCCAGTTTATAGCGAGTACTACTCCTCTGTCGAGATGATGATGCCTATAACAATATTAAGACAGAAAGATTATATTGAAAAACCGAAACGTTTAGATAGTGTGGGGAAGAATCATAGAGGTGGTGATGTGAAAATCTTTGATGAAACATATAAAGAATGTCCGCCAAACAAAGAAGGGATAGTTCATACAAGAAGTCTTGGTACAGTTTCTCTTAACTATCCTGGAATGGAAGATTTATTAAAGGAAAACATTCATATTATAGATGGTGTTGAATGGTATAATGATTTTTTGTATGGATGCCTAGATGAAGACGATTTTTTATATCTAACAGGGAGAGAAAAGGAGATGATAATCGTTGGTGGAGTAAATGTATTCCCAAATGAGATTGAAGCAGCAATTATAAAACATCCAAAAGTCTATGAAGCTGTTGTGATCAGATATCCAGATAAGGATTTGGGAGAGGTTCCAATGGCTGTTATTCAACTGAAAGAGGGAGAAAGAATGAATAAAGATGAAATAATAGAGCATTGCAAAAAAGAAGGCTTATATGGTTTTAAAATTCCTAAAGTGGTTGAATTTGTAAAAGAAATTCCAAAAACTGCTCATGGAAAGACGTTAAAAAGAGAATTAGAGAAAAAATACTGGGAAGATAGGGGAATAAAAAGAAGAGGGTAAATATAATTTTTAGTATTTTTTAGTTAATATTAGGGGGATTTGATATGGATTTTCAGCTAAATGAAGACCAAAAACTATTTAGGGATAGTATTCGAGAATTTTTGGAGAAAGAGATACTTCCAATAGAAAAAGAAAAAGAACCATTGGGCAAACCATTGACACACGATGAAGTGGTAAATGTTGTAAAGAAATTCAGAAAGGTAGGTATCAGTTCGGATATCGATGATATAAAGTGGATTGCAAGTGATTTGACACTTTTTGGGATTTTATCAGAGGAGATGGGACGAGTGGCTCCAGGTACGTGTACACCCTTGATATATTCTATTGCAATTCCAGCATTGATCCAGTTTCTACCAGATGGAATGGAGATAAAAGAGAGGCTCCTTCCGAAGATAAAGAGGTCAGAGATCTTGGCAACATATTCTTTGACTGAACCAAATGCTGGTTCAGATAATAAGGCCATGACGACAACAGCTGTTTTAGATGGAGACGAGTATGTTATCAACGGTCGCAAAACATGGGCAACGGTTGGCCCAATCTCAGATCTATGTCTATTAGTTGCGAAGAATGAAAAGGGAGAACAGGAGATGTTTCTTATCGATAGAGAGCGGTCTCCATATGAATCTAGTGAACTGGGTCACATGGGAATTCGAACATGTTCTACTGGAGAGCTTTTCTTTGATGACTGCCGTGTTCCAAAGGAGAATAATCTGACAAATATAATGACTAAGATGTTGTCGAGTGATAAGACCAAGATATCATCAAGGATGTTGAATTTATTTTCAACGATAACACCTGTATCTCTTGTATTAGCAGTACTAAGGACAGGAATGGCAATGTTATCAACAGGTATCTCTCAAGCATGTCTCGAGGCATCAGTAAATTATGCAAAGGAAAGGGTGCAGTTTGGAAGACCAATCGGTAAGTTCCAGCTGATTCAGGAGATGATCTATAAGATTGCAACGATAACTGAGACGTCGCGCCTTCTTGGATATAAGGCATTGAATCTTTTATCTAGAGGGGATACGGAGTTTCGTAAAGCATCTTCGATGGCTAAGGCATATGCCTGCAAAGAGGTGGTTAAGGCAGCATCTTATGCAATAGAGATCCACGGTGGGATAGGTCTCTCAGATGAATTACCGGTAGAAAAATACTTTAGGGATGCAAGAATGATGTCTATCCCAGATGGTACGACTAATATAAACAAATTGATTGTGGGGCGTGAGATTCTTGGACCAGGATTCTCTGCATATGTATAAAGGAGAGTTAAATATAAGGCATTAGGGAAGATTCCGATGGTTCTGATCAAGCTAAGAAAGAAGTGATAAAAAATATAAGAAAGATATAGAAGAAACATATGAGAGATGGAAGAATGAATTAGGAGGTAAAAGATGATTTTAGTAAGCCAAGAACAGATAAAAAAATATGAAGATGAAGGGGTTTGGATAAAGAAGACCTTGTTGGATACCTTTAAGGAGAATGTACGAGAAAATCCTGATAGGTTGGCATTAATAGATCCACCAAACAAGGAGCAACTAGTAGGACTAAAACCAGAAAGGCTTACCTACCAAGAATTAGATAAGGCTATAGATGCAGTAGCTACAGCGTTGTTAGATAGGGGTGTAAAAAAAGATGATATTATAGTAGCACAATTGCCAAATATCTGTGAGTTGGCTATGCTCTATCTTGCAGTCTCTAGAGCAGGGGGAATTCTTTCTCCTTTACCTGTACAATGGAGGGAGAAAGAGTTGAGGTATATACTCAATCTAACAAAGTCAAGGTATTTCATATCTGTAGAAGAATTTCATAGATTCAAACATCTTGAGATGGGAAAGAAATTGCAATCTGTAACTAATCTTCAGCATTTAATCTCCTTAGAAGAGCTAAAAAATATGACTAAGGGGCAAGTAAAAAAAGATGAGCTTAATAGGATAAAAATAGATGCAAATGACGTGTTTAATATCGAGTGGACATCTGGTACTGAGGCAGAACCAAAAGGTTGCCCCATGAGTCACAACAATTGGAGATATGCATGCAATGGAGTTTCAAAGGCATGTCTACTGGAAAAGGGTGATACTATACTCTGCCTTGCTCCACTAGTAAACATGACAGCTATTGGTGTAAATTTTATGCCTTGGCTAGCAGTGTCCGGCACCTTTGTTTTGCATCATCCAATTGACCCAGTGGTTCTCATTAAACAAATAATAGAAGAAAAAGTTAATTTTACTATTGTAGTTCCAGCGATTTTAAATGGAATCTTAAAGCACCCCGATGTTGATAAATTTGATTTTAGCAGTATAAGATCTTTGGCTAGTGGTTCAGCTCCTCTTTCGCTTTTTGCTTTAAAGGAATTTAAGAGAAGATGGGGGATAGAGTTGATAAATATATGGGGGCAGAACGAAGGGACAGGCACTGTTAGCGGACCACTTACTACCCCAGAACTAGAAAAGAGAGTGGATATGTTTCCTCGATTTACAAAGAAGATAAAGTGGGGTATTGATCCCGTAATAGATGCAACTGAGACAAAAATTGTTGATACAGTAACTGGAGAAGAGTTATCAAATCCTGGCGATGTAGGCGAATTGCTCTGGAAAGGACCCTTTACAATTCCTTGCTACTTTAATCAGCCTGATTTCACTGAGAAAGCCTTTGAACCTGATGGTTTCTTCCATACAGGCGACCTATTCATGATTAGGGATGATAGATATATGAGCTTCTTTGATCGTAAGAAAGATATAATTATCCGTGGTGGTTTTAACATTAGCGCACAGGAGGTAGAGAATATTTTATTGGAGTATCCAAAAATACAAGATGTTGCAGCTATCCCTATGCCTGATGAGATAATGGGTGAAAAAGTATGTGTCTATGTGGTGCCCAAGGGTGGTGAGACGATTACTTTAGAAGAGATAACCTCTTTTATGAAAGAACAAGGGGTTACAACATATAAGTTGCCAGAAAGGTTAGAGATTATAGATGAGATACCAAGAAATCCTGTTGGTAAGATCCTCAAACAAAGATTAAAGGAAGATATAAGGAGAAGATTAGCTAAAAAATGATTTTGGAAAAAGATGTATAAATGAATAGTTTAAATGAGAATTTAGTAAGGAGAGCTGTTTTGGGGGATGGATTAAGGAGGTCTTCTTTGAGATATCCTAACAAGGATGCCCTCATTTACTATTACTCTGATGGAAAAAATGTGAGGTATACATATAAGCGATTAAATGAAAAAGTAAATAGAGTTGCAAATGGTTTATTAAATAGGGGTGTAGGCAAGGGAGACAAGATTTCTGTTATATCTCATAATTCTCCAGAGGTGGTTGTATTAAGTTATGCTCTTTTAAAAATTGGCGCTTTATATACTCCTTTGAATTTTATGCTTGGAGCTTCTGATATCGAAAGATTAATTAATTTTTCTGGTGCTAAACTTTTCTTTTTTGTCTGTCTTTTTTATTCTTAGCCATTTTAAATGGCCATAAGCTTAATGTGCTGATGTTGGAATGATGAAAAGATTCACCTAAGAACCTTGTAAACACATCAGATATTCCGGTTCTCCTCAATCTTTTTTAAAATATATCAATCAACTGATCTCTTTAGTTTTATATATGGCTTCTGATAGCTCAATCCTATCTTCCTCAATATTCTGGAGATGTACTCAAAGTGTATTTCACATCTAATTCTTTTTTTTTATCAAATCTCTTGTTTTTATCGATATACTTCAACCTGCCTCGATATTTCTTACCTCCTATTATTCAAAAAGTGAGGAGATTGCCAGGATTTGTATAATGATAATAGCGTGGGGATAGCACTGGGATTTAACAAATATATTAATGGAAATAGCCCCTTGACAGGACAAACTTATTGTGATAAATAATTATATAAATTTATTTACAAATTTGAGCTGTATTATGAAGTTACATTATAGAGTGTCAAGCGCGAGTGAATATAGAAAGTAAGACCAATATGCGTGTATTGCTTATTAACACTCCCTATGCTTTAGAGGAGAATATAGTTCCTCCACTCTCGCTTGCTTACCTTGCTGGTACTCTAGAGAGGGAGGGTATTGAGGTTCAAATTCTCGATTTCCTGGTTTCCCGCTACAGTTTATCTAAGCTAAGACAAAAACTTTCTGAATATAAGCCCCATCTTGTCGGTGCTACCTGTACTACCCTTACTTATAAGGTTGCCTCTAGGATACTAAAAGCATGCAAGGACTTCGATTTAGATATAGTAACGGTTATTGGTGGTCCCCACGTTAGTTTTATGATTGATGATACACTTATTAGCGCTCCCTGGATCGATGTGGTTGCTATTGGCGAGGGCGACAGGACCCTGGTAGAATTGGTCAGGGTGATAGAGGGAAGCAGAGATCTTCGCAAAGTGGATGGCATTGCCTTTAGAGAGGAAGGAGTGGTTGTGAGAACAGATCCGCGACCTTATATTGAGGACCTTGATAAATTGCCACTGCCAGCACGATACCTTCTGCCAATGGCCAAGTATAGGGCGTTGGGATGTTCTATTACTATGATTACAAGTCGGGGATGTCCCTATAATTGTATTTTTTGCTCAGCGAATGCGATGTTTGGCAAAAGAGTACGTTTCCGTGACCCAGGGCTAGTAGTGGATGAGATCGAAATGCTCGATCGCGATTTTGATTTCTTGCAGATAAACATAGTGGATGACACATTTACGGCGAACCATAAACACGCTGGTCAGGTGTGTGAGGAAATTTTAAGACGTAACATCAGGACTAAATGGAGTGCTTATGCACGGGTAGATACCATGACTAAAGAATTGGCAGAGTTAATGAAACGGGCTGGTTGCACCTGGGTAGTTTTCGGAGTTGAATCTGCTGATGAGGGTATACTTAAAACTATAAAAAAAGGGATCACCCTTGATAAGGTAAGGTCTGGGGTAAAAATAGCCACTGAAGCTGGGATTAAGGTCTTTAATTCATTCATATTTGGACTTCCTGGGGAAACCCCTGATACTGCTCGCAAGTCTATGTCCTTTGCTAAAGAGCTTGAATACAAATATGGTGCGAGTTTTGGTTTCCATATACTGGCACCCATGCCGGGAACGGTTATATATGAAAGGGCTAAGGAATATGGTATTCGTTTTCTAACACGAAACTGGGAACACTATGATGCCAATCGGGTTGTAACTGAGATACCTACCATTAGCGTGCAGATGGTTAATGAGGCTATGGCTATATATAATCAGAATGTGGAAATTGCCCAGCAGGAAATTAAACGCCGAGCTAAGGAGGGAGATTCCGATTACATCGCCATGGTTTTGGGTCAGGAGAAGCAGGAATTCATCTGGAATCTTATTAAGCATGATGTGCTTGATGGTTTGGGAAAGATAACTTTAGCCAAAGAGTTCGATTTAAGTGAGGCTGAGGCGGAATTGTCCAGGCGGATATCGCTGAAACTGAAAAGACCGATTGAAATTGTCCAACGTCAGATATCTGAGTTGTTGAAAGAAGGCCTTTTGCAGTTGCAGCCAGACGGCGACGGGCTGAAGTGGCTTTGGAGTGATGGCAGGCGGCCTGGGTTGCATTAGAACTTTATTTACGCTATAGAAGTGTGAAATTAATCACTCTGAGTTGTAACGGGTATATACTTCCTTTTTATAAAACTGATTTTATAGAGGGAATTACCCTCAATTAACTTCAAATTTTATAGATGCATACTCACTAATATAGCCCTAGTTTTATCCTTAGCAAAATGGTTCCTTCATGCTATTCACTTGTCAGGCTTATTCTAAGTAGATTGCATTCTGTAAAAAACTCAATCCTAATATATAATAGCTACCAAATGTACTGTTGTTGAGCTTTATTGGCATATAGCTTATAATTTAAAGCAACTTCTCACTATTTTGTAACTTGAGACTGCACAGTTTATTGATTGGTTTGCTTATTGCTATTTATCCCAACGGACTTTCACTTCTTTAAAGATATCTACTGAGATATTTTTAATACCATAGATATATCTTAGAGAGCATATCAAAAGAAAGTTTATCTATATTACTTAAATCTTTAATCTACAGTAATTTAAAAGAGACTTGTAACTCCTAATAAAATGTTAAAAATAAAAAATATCTCCAAAGGATCCTCTATAGTTTTATACTATTGTAGACAAAATTTATGGCCTTAATAATTAATAAATAAATATAAATTTTTATAACTTTATAATTTACTTACCTATAATTATATCATAAAATAATCTTTCTAACAAATTAAAAAGGAGGATAAATATGGATTTTTTAAAATCCAACGATGCGCTTGGAACAGTGAACAGAGGAAATCCAACTGAGTCAGGTCTGTGTACGCTATGTATGGCTGACTGTAAGGGAAAATGTGAAACATGGCTCTCCAGCATTAGGGGGAGAAAGATGCTTTATCCAAGAGATTTTGGAGAGAGTACAGCAGGAAGCTCGAACACTAATTATCTTGGAGCTTCATATTCTAACCTACGCATCCAGGGATATTTATACGGTGCAAAGGGTATTCCAGAAGGACTGACAAATAATCCGGATGATTGTATTTTTCCCAACACATCTACTGAGACAGAATTTGGGTTTAAAATAAAAACTAAGGTTAAGGTTCCTTTTATAACAGGAGCACTGGGATCAACATTTGTTGCTGAGAAATACTGGAACCCAATGGCTATTGGCGCTGCTCTTGTTGGTTTTCCAATTGTTATAGGAGAAAATGTTGTTGGTGTTGATCAAAAATCAAAAATTTCAAATGGCAGAGTAACCGAAGCCCCTGAACTGGATAGGAGAATAAATTCGTTTTTGAGATATTATGATGGTTATGGGGCGATTATTGTTCAGATGAATGTGGAAGATACAAGAAACGGTGTTGCTGAGTATTTGATAGAAAAATTCGGCAACAAGGTAATTCTTGAATTAAAATGGGGGCAGGGTGCTAAATGTATAGGCGGAGAAATACAGGTTACAGATTTGGATTATGCAATTTTTTTAAAAAACAGAGGTTATATTGTTGACCCTGATCCAACTAAAAAAGAAAATCAGGAGGCTTTTTATAAGCATGCAATCACAAGCTTTGCTAGACACAGCAGGCTTGGCTTTACTGATATGAACAATCCCGATGAAGTACATGATTTTTTTATGAA carries:
- a CDS encoding class I adenylate-forming enzyme family protein, producing the protein MILVSQEQIKKYEDEGVWIKKTLLDTFKENVRENPDRLALIDPPNKEQLVGLKPERLTYQELDKAIDAVATALLDRGVKKDDIIVAQLPNICELAMLYLAVSRAGGILSPLPVQWREKELRYILNLTKSRYFISVEEFHRFKHLEMGKKLQSVTNLQHLISLEELKNMTKGQVKKDELNRIKIDANDVFNIEWTSGTEAEPKGCPMSHNNWRYACNGVSKACLLEKGDTILCLAPLVNMTAIGVNFMPWLAVSGTFVLHHPIDPVVLIKQIIEEKVNFTIVVPAILNGILKHPDVDKFDFSSIRSLASGSAPLSLFALKEFKRRWGIELINIWGQNEGTGTVSGPLTTPELEKRVDMFPRFTKKIKWGIDPVIDATETKIVDTVTGEELSNPGDVGELLWKGPFTIPCYFNQPDFTEKAFEPDGFFHTGDLFMIRDDRYMSFFDRKKDIIIRGGFNISAQEVENILLEYPKIQDVAAIPMPDEIMGEKVCVYVVPKGGETITLEEITSFMKEQGVTTYKLPERLEIIDEIPRNPVGKILKQRLKEDIRRRLAKK
- a CDS encoding glutamate synthase-related protein, which gives rise to MDFLKSNDALGTVNRGNPTESGLCTLCMADCKGKCETWLSSIRGRKMLYPRDFGESTAGSSNTNYLGASYSNLRIQGYLYGAKGIPEGLTNNPDDCIFPNTSTETEFGFKIKTKVKVPFITGALGSTFVAEKYWNPMAIGAALVGFPIVIGENVVGVDQKSKISNGRVTEAPELDRRINSFLRYYDGYGAIIVQMNVEDTRNGVAEYLIEKFGNKVILELKWGQGAKCIGGEIQVTDLDYAIFLKNRGYIVDPDPTKKENQEAFYKHAITSFARHSRLGFTDMNNPDEVHDFFMNEVERLRNLGFERITLKTGAYGMAELAMAIKLATEANLDLLTIDGSGGGTGMSPWNMMENWGVPSLHLHSKAFEYAKIIKEKTGKVVDLAFGGGFAREDQIFKALALGAPFTKLVCMGRSMMIPAFLGSNIEGAIYKNRKNRVFGHWEKLPSSITQFGAYPEEIFANYYEVEEKVGREEMKNIPFGAIGVWTLCDKLKGGIQQFMSGARKFNLSELSRKDIMSGNRETAEITGIPIMTELNDDKAKEILNS
- a CDS encoding AMP-binding protein, with translation MNSLNENLVRRAVLGDGLRRSSLRYPNKDALIYYYSDGKNVRYTYKRLNEKVNRVANGLLNRGVGKGDKISVISHNSPEVVVLSYALLKIGALYTPLNFMLGASDIERLINFSGAKLFFFVCLFYS
- a CDS encoding radical SAM protein, translated to MRVLLINTPYALEENIVPPLSLAYLAGTLEREGIEVQILDFLVSRYSLSKLRQKLSEYKPHLVGATCTTLTYKVASRILKACKDFDLDIVTVIGGPHVSFMIDDTLISAPWIDVVAIGEGDRTLVELVRVIEGSRDLRKVDGIAFREEGVVVRTDPRPYIEDLDKLPLPARYLLPMAKYRALGCSITMITSRGCPYNCIFCSANAMFGKRVRFRDPGLVVDEIEMLDRDFDFLQINIVDDTFTANHKHAGQVCEEILRRNIRTKWSAYARVDTMTKELAELMKRAGCTWVVFGVESADEGILKTIKKGITLDKVRSGVKIATEAGIKVFNSFIFGLPGETPDTARKSMSFAKELEYKYGASFGFHILAPMPGTVIYERAKEYGIRFLTRNWEHYDANRVVTEIPTISVQMVNEAMAIYNQNVEIAQQEIKRRAKEGDSDYIAMVLGQEKQEFIWNLIKHDVLDGLGKITLAKEFDLSEAEAELSRRISLKLKRPIEIVQRQISELLKEGLLQLQPDGDGLKWLWSDGRRPGLH
- a CDS encoding AMP-binding protein, with protein sequence MWERFGEREAFVCIRSDGEKRYTFKEYKDRTLRLANGLQRMGLKPGDKVAIMLYNGNEYMESMFGSWFIGCVTPLVNWHFRGEELVKMLNIRKPNILILEDEFAERINEVKDRLEGIEQYIVVGGKREGMLSYEELIKESPASEPKIDFTIGINPYTGGTTGVPKSVGTFGGFGYIISDKFQKPHGASWVESLIFAVKLLATHYYWGCAGFKMKGMTPGPLYHGTPIYFTLTTFLLGGSYVFRWKYEPEECLRIIEKEKINYIHCAPVHVQRIIMLPNDIKRKYDLSSMRTIVTAAAPCPLAIKKAINDLFMQQGCASPVYSEYYSSVEMMMPITILRQKDYIEKPKRLDSVGKNHRGGDVKIFDETYKECPPNKEGIVHTRSLGTVSLNYPGMEDLLKENIHIIDGVEWYNDFLYGCLDEDDFLYLTGREKEMIIVGGVNVFPNEIEAAIIKHPKVYEAVVIRYPDKDLGEVPMAVIQLKEGERMNKDEIIEHCKKEGLYGFKIPKVVEFVKEIPKTAHGKTLKRELEKKYWEDRGIKRRG
- a CDS encoding acyl-CoA dehydrogenase family protein gives rise to the protein MDFQLNEDQKLFRDSIREFLEKEILPIEKEKEPLGKPLTHDEVVNVVKKFRKVGISSDIDDIKWIASDLTLFGILSEEMGRVAPGTCTPLIYSIAIPALIQFLPDGMEIKERLLPKIKRSEILATYSLTEPNAGSDNKAMTTTAVLDGDEYVINGRKTWATVGPISDLCLLVAKNEKGEQEMFLIDRERSPYESSELGHMGIRTCSTGELFFDDCRVPKENNLTNIMTKMLSSDKTKISSRMLNLFSTITPVSLVLAVLRTGMAMLSTGISQACLEASVNYAKERVQFGRPIGKFQLIQEMIYKIATITETSRLLGYKALNLLSRGDTEFRKASSMAKAYACKEVVKAASYAIEIHGGIGLSDELPVEKYFRDARMMSIPDGTTNINKLIVGREILGPGFSAYV